A genomic window from Pungitius pungitius chromosome 12, fPunPun2.1, whole genome shotgun sequence includes:
- the cldnk gene encoding claudin k: MATTGMQLLGLIMSLVGWVGGAVVCAMPLWRVTAFIGNNIVTAQIIWEGLWMNCIVQSTGQIQCKVYDSLLALPSDMQAARGLTVFSILMCGLALALGVLGVKCTKCIGVNSVKARVARISGGLFAIAGFLYLVPVCWTAHSIIRDFYDPHVAAPHKRELGPALYIGWGASALLLIGGSLLYAGSSPPGMPGSPTFSSGESSPRRAPASQVKGYV; the protein is encoded by the coding sequence ATGGCGACCACGGGCATGCAGCTGCTGGGCCTAATCATGTCCCTtgtggggtgggtgggtggagcGGTAGTCTGTGCCATGCCCCTGTGGCGGGTCACTGCCTTCATCGGTAACAACATAGTGACGGCTCAGATCATTTGGGAAGGCCTTTGGATGAATTGCATTGTGCAGAGCACGGGTCAAATCCAGTGCAAGGTGTATGACAGCTTGCTGGCGCTGCCCAGTGACATGCAGGCGGCCCGAGGCCTCACCGTGTTCTCCATCCTGATGTGTGGCCTGGCCCTGGCTCTGGGGGTCCTGGGAGTCAAGTGCACTAAGTGCATCGGCGTGAACAGCGTCAAAGCCCGTGTTGCTCGCATTTCCGGCGGCCTCTTTGCCATCGCAGGCTTCCTGTACCTTGTACCCGTCTGCTGGACTGCCCACTCCATCATCAGGGATTTCTACGATCCACATGTGGCGGCCCCACACAAGCGCGAGCTTGGCCCGGCCCTCTACATTGGCTGGGGTGCCTCTGCCTTGCTCCTCATTGGTGGATCTCTGCTCTATGCCGGGTCAAGTCCCCCGGGCATGCCAGGCTCTCCCACCTTCAGCAGTGGAGAAAGTAGTCCTCGCAGGGCACCCGCCTCACAGGTCAAGGGTTATGTTTAA